One Triticum dicoccoides isolate Atlit2015 ecotype Zavitan chromosome 5B, WEW_v2.0, whole genome shotgun sequence genomic window carries:
- the LOC119311193 gene encoding 3-ketoacyl-CoA synthase 4-like — MAMDMAHKDHLLAAYHGLLAAACLLLCVLAEALVFALRRSFTFYLVPVSAMLLLGRYRRRAAGGAGVRVGLVDFSCLKPPRRLRLPVAGLLEHLELGGFFDRGSIEFMTKAIRSSGMGNETYLPPALHYLPPASTHAHAIREAHMLFFPALDDLFGKSSVPPSAVGALVVNCSGFCPAPSLAAIIANRYRMRADVKLFNLSGMGCSAGSIGVDVAAGLLRAHALSYAVVVSAEILTIGWYCGKDHGKLLLNCNFRTGCSAALLTNSTAVPVKYRLVNVTRTNTTANDRSYRAGYREEDEEGITGFTLGQGVGRMVSELLRAHLLTLSLSILPWREKARFAAALLLSMRRRRRDKLAGSSSGASAPMPDFRAAADHFCLPSSGKPMILRLGKGLGLGEREMEAALMTFHRFGNQSAASLWYQLAYLEAKGRVRKGDTVWHLGIGSGLKANSLVWERVAVADDLAAGGLDALGPWMECIHQYPVWE, encoded by the coding sequence ATGGCCATGGACATGGCGCACAAGGACCACCTCCTGGCGGCCTAccacggcctcctcgccgccgcgtGCCTCCTCCTCTGCGTGCTCGCCGAGGCCCTCGTCTTCGCGCTGCGGCGGAGCTTCACGTTCTACCTCGTCCCTGTCTCCGCAATGCTGCTCCTCGGCCGCTACCGCCGCCGCGCCGCGGGGGGCGCGGGCGTCCGCGTCGGGCTCGTCGACTTCTCCTGCCTCAAGCCTCCGCGCCGGCTGCGGCTCCCCGTGGCCGGCCTGCTGGAGCACCTGGAGCTCGGCGGCTTCTTCGACCGCGGCAGCATCGAGTTCATGACCAAGGCCATCCGCTCCAGCGGCATGGGCAACGAGACCTACCTCCCGCCCGCGCTGCACTACCTCCCGCCGGCGTCCACGCACGCGCACGCCATCCGGGAGGCGCACATGCTCTTCTTCCCTGCCCTCGACGACCTCTTTGGAAAGTCCAGCGTGCCGCCGTCCGCCGTCGGCGCGCTCGTCGTCAACTGCAGCGGCTTCTGCCCCGCGCCATCGCTCGCCGCCATCATCGCCAACCGCTACCGGATGCGCGCGGACGTCAAGCTCTTCAACCTGTCAGGCATGGGCTGCAGCGCCGGCTCCATCGGCGTCGACGTCGCGGCCGGCCTCCTGCGGGCGCACGCCTTGTCGTACGCCGTGGTGGTCAGCGCCGAGATCCTCACAATCGGGTGGTACTGCGGCAAGGaccacggcaagctcctcctcaacTGCAACTTCCGCACCGGCTGCTCCGCCGCGCTCCTGACCAACAGCACGGCCGTGCCGGTGAAGTACCGGCTCGTCAACGTGACGCGCACGAACACCACGGCCAACGACCGGAGCTACCGCGCGGGGtaccgggaggaggacgaggagggcaTCACCGGCTTCACGCTCGGCCAGGGCGTCGGCCGCATGGTCAGCGAGCTGCTCCGCGCGCACCTCCTCACGCTCAGCCTCTCCATCCTGCCGTGGCGCGAGAAGGCACGCTTCGCTGCCGCGCTGCTCCTGTcgatgcggcggcgacggcgagacaAGCTCGCCGGCAGCAGCTCCGGCGCCTCCGCGCCAATGCCGGACTTCCGCGCGGCGGCGGACCACTTCTGCCTGCCTTCCTCGGGCAAGCCGATGATACTGCGGCTGGGGAAGGGGCTCGGGCTGGGGGAGAGGGAGATGGAGGCGGCGCTGATGACGTTCCACCGGTTCGGGAACCAGTCGGCGGCGTCGCTGTGGTACCAGCTGGCGTACCTGGAGGCCAAGGGGCGCGTACGGAAGGGCGACACGGTGTGGCACCTCGGCATCGGGAGCGGGCTCAAGGCCAACAGCCTCGTGTGGGAGCGCGTCGCcgtcgccgacgacctcgccgccgGCGGGCTCGACGCGCTGGGGCCGTGGATGGAGTGCATCCACCAGTACCCCGTGTGGGAATAA